The following proteins come from a genomic window of Bradyrhizobium sp. G127:
- a CDS encoding RT0821/Lpp0805 family surface protein: protein MRIVAPFSAKRVLERSLYRVREGRGLSPIGRLVTAAALVAVGCAAGGCSMGSMFGKEPKADDTSDVTGSIPVVRSHDDTNLTDADLALARNAASDVLTRGQKDVSQPWENPETGARGSVTPLASTYTNEGRTCRDFLASYVRGANEGWLQGEACQQGKGPWEIRHLKPWKRS from the coding sequence TTGCGTATCGTGGCGCCTTTCAGTGCCAAGCGTGTTCTTGAGCGTTCCCTATATAGGGTACGCGAGGGCCGTGGCCTATCGCCGATCGGCCGGCTTGTCACGGCTGCGGCGCTGGTGGCCGTCGGATGCGCCGCAGGCGGCTGCAGCATGGGAAGCATGTTCGGCAAGGAGCCCAAGGCAGACGATACCTCGGATGTCACCGGTTCTATCCCCGTCGTCCGCTCCCATGATGACACCAATCTGACCGATGCCGATCTGGCGCTGGCCCGCAACGCCGCTTCCGACGTGCTGACCCGCGGCCAGAAGGACGTCAGCCAGCCCTGGGAAAATCCCGAAACCGGGGCGCGCGGCTCGGTGACGCCGCTGGCATCGACCTATACCAATGAGGGCCGCACCTGCCGGGATTTCCTGGCGAGTTATGTCCGCGGCGCCAATGAAGGCTGGCTTCAGGGTGAAGCCTGCCAGCAGGGCAAGGGACCCTGGGAAATTCGCCACCTGAAGCCCTGGAAACGAAGTTGA